The following are from one region of the Brienomyrus brachyistius isolate T26 chromosome 13, BBRACH_0.4, whole genome shotgun sequence genome:
- the rgma gene encoding repulsive guidance molecule A isoform X2 gives MLERREVRSCAGWMVMGKGAATSALDVCKIFALFIYMFPTASLQCRILKCNSEFWASTSSLGPEEEFCTALRAYHACVRRTARTCRGDLAYHSAQHGIEDLMGQHNCSREGPTSQPRTRSRTPPPPPPPPDSQERSDAPEVCHYERGLPRNAAPPNYTHCGFFGDPHLRTFGDDFHTCIVEGAWPLIHNKYLSVQVTNTPVLPGSSATATSKLTIIFKNFQECVDQKTYHAETNELPAAFADGSRNGGERHGGAALRVLEKVPGQHVEIQARYIGTTMVVRQVGRYLTFAVRMPEEVAHAAEDGDSHDLYLCLHGCPLSQRIDFRTFRHRAAGGRAPVRRPGSGDQLGSPPHTFTYQSAVAKCKERLPVEDLYFQSCVFDLLTSGDVSFSLAAYYAFEDVKMLHSNKDKYHLFEKAVGLGGAPSRSPHRSLLPLLSALALLWLQWLPVCL, from the exons ATGCT agagaggagagaggtgCGATCCTGtgctggatggatggttatGGGGAAAGGAGCAGCAACTTCGGCGCTAGACGTCTGCAAGATCTTCGCCCTGTTTATCTACATGTTCCCTACAG cGAGTCTGCAGTGCCGGATCCTGAAGTGTAACTCTGAATTCTGGGCCTCCACGTCCAGCCTGGGCCCCGAGGAGGAGTTTTGCACGGCGCTGAGGGCCTATCACGCCTGCGTGCGGCGCACGGCGCGTACCTGCCGCGGTGACCTGGCCTACCACTCCGCCCAGCACGGCATCGAGGACCTGATGGGGCAGCACAACTGCTCGAGGGAGGGCCCCACCTCGCAGCCGCGCACTCGCAGCCGCACGCCAcctccgccgccgccgccgcccgacAGCCAGGAGCGCTCCGACGCGCCGGAGGTCTGCCACTACGAGCGCGGCCTTCCGCGGAACGCCGCCCCTCCCAACTACACACACTGCGGCTTCTTTGGGGACCCGCACCTGCGCACCTTTGGCGATGACTTCCACACCTGCATCgtggagggggcgtggcctctcATCCACAACAAGTACCTGTCCGTCCAGGTGACCAACACCCCTGTGCTACCTGGCTCTTCAGCCACGGCAACCAGCAAG CTGACCATCATCTTCAAGAACTTCCaggagtgtgtggatcagaAGACGTACCACGCGGAGACCAACGAGCTGCCGGCCGCCTTCGCCGACGGCTCGCGCAACGGTGGCGAGCGCCATGGGGGGGCGGCGCTGCGCGTGCTGGAGAAAGTCCCCGGCCAGCACGTGGAGATCCAGGCCCGCTACATCGGCACCACCATGGTGGTGCGGCAGGTGGGCCGCTACCTCACGTTCGCGGTGCGCATGCCGGAGGAGGTGGCGCACGCTGCTGAGGACGGCGACAGCCATGACCTCTACCTCTGCCTGCACGGCTGCCCCCTCAGCCAGCGCATCGACTTCCGGACGTTCCGGCACCGTGCCGCAGGAGGACGTGCCCCCGTGAGGAGACCCGGCTCCGGAGACCAGTTGGGCTCACCACCCCATACCTTCACTTACCAGTCAGCCGTGGCCAAGTGCAAAGAGCGCCTCCCGGTGGAGGACTTGTACTTCCAGTCGTGCGTCTTCGACCTGCTGACGTCTGGTGACGTCAGCTTCAGCCTGGCTGCCTACTATGCCTTTGAAGATGTCAAGATGCTCCACTCGAACAAGGACAAGTACCATCTGTTTGAAAAGGCGGTAGGGCTGGGGGGTGCCCCATCTAGGAGCCCCCACCGGAGCCTGCTGCCTCTCCTCAGCGCCCTCGCACTTCTCTGGCTTCAGTGGCTCCCTGTGTGTCTCTGA
- the rgma gene encoding repulsive guidance molecule A isoform X1 translates to MQPPRERREVRSCAGWMVMGKGAATSALDVCKIFALFIYMFPTASLQCRILKCNSEFWASTSSLGPEEEFCTALRAYHACVRRTARTCRGDLAYHSAQHGIEDLMGQHNCSREGPTSQPRTRSRTPPPPPPPPDSQERSDAPEVCHYERGLPRNAAPPNYTHCGFFGDPHLRTFGDDFHTCIVEGAWPLIHNKYLSVQVTNTPVLPGSSATATSKLTIIFKNFQECVDQKTYHAETNELPAAFADGSRNGGERHGGAALRVLEKVPGQHVEIQARYIGTTMVVRQVGRYLTFAVRMPEEVAHAAEDGDSHDLYLCLHGCPLSQRIDFRTFRHRAAGGRAPVRRPGSGDQLGSPPHTFTYQSAVAKCKERLPVEDLYFQSCVFDLLTSGDVSFSLAAYYAFEDVKMLHSNKDKYHLFEKAVGLGGAPSRSPHRSLLPLLSALALLWLQWLPVCL, encoded by the exons ATGCAGCCGCCAAG agagaggagagaggtgCGATCCTGtgctggatggatggttatGGGGAAAGGAGCAGCAACTTCGGCGCTAGACGTCTGCAAGATCTTCGCCCTGTTTATCTACATGTTCCCTACAG cGAGTCTGCAGTGCCGGATCCTGAAGTGTAACTCTGAATTCTGGGCCTCCACGTCCAGCCTGGGCCCCGAGGAGGAGTTTTGCACGGCGCTGAGGGCCTATCACGCCTGCGTGCGGCGCACGGCGCGTACCTGCCGCGGTGACCTGGCCTACCACTCCGCCCAGCACGGCATCGAGGACCTGATGGGGCAGCACAACTGCTCGAGGGAGGGCCCCACCTCGCAGCCGCGCACTCGCAGCCGCACGCCAcctccgccgccgccgccgcccgacAGCCAGGAGCGCTCCGACGCGCCGGAGGTCTGCCACTACGAGCGCGGCCTTCCGCGGAACGCCGCCCCTCCCAACTACACACACTGCGGCTTCTTTGGGGACCCGCACCTGCGCACCTTTGGCGATGACTTCCACACCTGCATCgtggagggggcgtggcctctcATCCACAACAAGTACCTGTCCGTCCAGGTGACCAACACCCCTGTGCTACCTGGCTCTTCAGCCACGGCAACCAGCAAG CTGACCATCATCTTCAAGAACTTCCaggagtgtgtggatcagaAGACGTACCACGCGGAGACCAACGAGCTGCCGGCCGCCTTCGCCGACGGCTCGCGCAACGGTGGCGAGCGCCATGGGGGGGCGGCGCTGCGCGTGCTGGAGAAAGTCCCCGGCCAGCACGTGGAGATCCAGGCCCGCTACATCGGCACCACCATGGTGGTGCGGCAGGTGGGCCGCTACCTCACGTTCGCGGTGCGCATGCCGGAGGAGGTGGCGCACGCTGCTGAGGACGGCGACAGCCATGACCTCTACCTCTGCCTGCACGGCTGCCCCCTCAGCCAGCGCATCGACTTCCGGACGTTCCGGCACCGTGCCGCAGGAGGACGTGCCCCCGTGAGGAGACCCGGCTCCGGAGACCAGTTGGGCTCACCACCCCATACCTTCACTTACCAGTCAGCCGTGGCCAAGTGCAAAGAGCGCCTCCCGGTGGAGGACTTGTACTTCCAGTCGTGCGTCTTCGACCTGCTGACGTCTGGTGACGTCAGCTTCAGCCTGGCTGCCTACTATGCCTTTGAAGATGTCAAGATGCTCCACTCGAACAAGGACAAGTACCATCTGTTTGAAAAGGCGGTAGGGCTGGGGGGTGCCCCATCTAGGAGCCCCCACCGGAGCCTGCTGCCTCTCCTCAGCGCCCTCGCACTTCTCTGGCTTCAGTGGCTCCCTGTGTGTCTCTGA